In Helianthus annuus cultivar XRQ/B chromosome 9, HanXRQr2.0-SUNRISE, whole genome shotgun sequence, the following are encoded in one genomic region:
- the LOC110877792 gene encoding uncharacterized protein LOC110877792 produces MTDSNSTPNSKFQSMRRWVVDHKLRAVGSLWLSGIAGSIAYNWSQPGMKTSVRIIHARLHAQALTLAALAGAAVVEYYDHNTGAKSERYAKFLPPIDSYSHKD; encoded by the exons ATGACTGATTCTAATTCTACCCCTAATTCCAAGTTCCAGAGCATGCGCCGATGGGTCGTTGACCACAAGCTTCGTGCTGTTG GGTCTTTATGGTTAAGTGGTATTGCTGGATCAATCGCTTACAACTGGTCTCAACCCGGGATGAAAACAAGTGTTCGGATCATTCACGCAAG GTTGCACGCACAGGCGCTCACACTGGCCGCATTAGCCGGAGCTGCAGTTGTTGAGTACTATGATCACAATACAGGTGCAAAGTCTGAACGATATGCCAAGTTCCTCCCCCCGATTGATTCATACTCTCACAAAGACTAA